A part of Petroclostridium xylanilyticum genomic DNA contains:
- a CDS encoding phosphoglycerate dehydrogenase: MSYKILITPRSFGKNNSKPIDMLKEKGYEIIMNPYGRIMTQDEMINEIKDVDGVIVGVDPLNSDVLKYARKLKVISKYGVGTDNIDLQYAKANGISVTKTIGANSDAVADYALALMLGVARRILVIDRECRNLNWNKITTVDMWSKTLGLIGLGSIGKGVAKRASGFNMKVLAYDLFQDTEYAYANGIEYVSLERLLRESDFISLHLPLTSETKNLISYQQFEMMKKTAVLVNTARGGIVDEEALLWALKQNRIWGAGIDVFEKEPPENEEFLKLNNIIIGSHCSASTYEAIENMGIMAVENLINSFENKSA; encoded by the coding sequence ATGTCATATAAAATACTAATTACCCCCCGCTCCTTCGGGAAAAATAATTCAAAGCCTATTGATATGTTAAAAGAGAAGGGCTATGAAATAATAATGAATCCCTATGGCAGAATCATGACACAAGATGAAATGATTAATGAAATAAAAGATGTAGATGGAGTCATAGTTGGAGTAGACCCTCTTAACAGCGATGTGTTGAAATACGCAAGAAAGCTAAAGGTTATATCTAAATATGGGGTAGGTACAGATAACATAGATTTACAGTATGCAAAAGCAAATGGAATATCCGTGACAAAGACTATAGGGGCAAATAGTGACGCTGTTGCTGACTATGCACTAGCATTAATGCTTGGGGTAGCAAGAAGGATACTAGTGATTGACCGGGAATGCAGAAATTTGAATTGGAATAAGATTACTACCGTTGATATGTGGAGTAAAACACTAGGCCTTATTGGATTGGGAAGTATCGGAAAAGGAGTTGCTAAAAGAGCTTCCGGATTTAATATGAAAGTATTGGCGTATGATTTGTTTCAAGATACGGAGTATGCATATGCTAATGGTATTGAATATGTTTCTCTTGAAAGGCTATTGCGAGAAAGTGATTTTATCAGTCTGCATTTACCACTTACTAGTGAGACAAAAAACTTAATCAGTTACCAGCAATTCGAAATGATGAAAAAGACTGCGGTTCTTGTTAATACTGCAAGAGGCGGAATTGTTGATGAAGAAGCCTTACTTTGGGCATTAAAGCAAAATAGGATTTGGGGAGCAGGAATTGATGTTTTTGAAAAGGAGCCTCCGGAGAATGAGGAGTTTTTAAAACTGAACAATATAATAATAGGTTCTCACTGTTCTGCATCTACTTATGAAGCTATAGAGAATATGGGAATTATGGCGGTGGAAAATTTAATTAACAGTTTTGAGAATAAATCAGCATGA